Proteins encoded within one genomic window of Enterococcus haemoperoxidus ATCC BAA-382:
- a CDS encoding helix-turn-helix domain-containing protein has product MRLFLDDIYDRKMKILSMINNSKQEVSIKDIVNETGLVSRTVSMIVKQFEQELDEDVFKVNYTNNIIKNVYATNIDINAIGRKYLLQSIMYKIIEQIFLYEKIDVSKFCETEYISQPTFSRRRKKLKKILQECGLNLSRENRIIGEELRIRNFYFQFFSKASNTWLFRPQEFHELNDYFSQRIVEWENKSVIQQYHISLITYISIVRSKQRNFTNNKKLIELSKKRINSPNLKTLFDYFSKSKNKTNEQIWSEASATLFILYKEKIFNDPLEVEQYEMFFSKEHFSFIEHSNIFVKKIINAFFDESTDRYLYLRVRQEIDLYHLIVKTCFIDSKKFDYVYDERVYTNMDQFEKTIREKTIRIFQQLKKTHYSEFFKQIPKYITETALIDYIYFSIYALFVELKNSESQSIKIFVQDADITMSNLLKQKISCFFGSKVKCVDRLDLNPDLIITDTNIVFADKQVEQVYINRVSEFDFLVENIERKILEKHSKEKREL; this is encoded by the coding sequence ATGAGATTATTTTTAGATGATATTTATGATAGAAAAATGAAAATACTTAGCATGATTAACAATAGTAAACAAGAAGTAAGCATTAAAGATATTGTAAATGAAACGGGTTTAGTGTCAAGAACGGTTTCAATGATAGTTAAGCAATTTGAACAAGAGCTGGATGAAGATGTGTTTAAAGTTAACTACACGAATAACATAATTAAAAATGTTTACGCTACGAATATAGATATAAATGCGATAGGACGTAAGTACCTACTACAATCAATAATGTACAAAATCATTGAACAAATATTTCTTTATGAAAAAATTGATGTTAGCAAATTTTGTGAGACAGAGTATATAAGTCAGCCAACTTTTTCAAGGCGTAGAAAAAAATTAAAAAAAATTCTTCAAGAGTGTGGATTAAATCTATCCAGGGAAAATAGAATTATCGGAGAGGAATTACGGATAAGAAATTTTTATTTTCAATTTTTTTCTAAAGCGTCAAACACATGGTTATTTAGGCCACAAGAGTTTCACGAATTAAATGATTACTTTTCTCAAAGAATTGTTGAATGGGAAAACAAAAGTGTGATTCAACAGTATCATATTAGTTTAATTACGTATATTAGTATTGTTCGATCCAAACAACGAAATTTTACGAATAATAAAAAATTAATAGAACTCTCAAAAAAAAGGATAAACTCTCCTAATTTAAAAACGCTATTTGATTATTTCTCAAAAAGTAAAAATAAAACGAATGAACAAATTTGGTCTGAAGCAAGTGCAACATTGTTTATTCTTTATAAGGAAAAAATTTTTAACGACCCTTTAGAAGTAGAGCAGTATGAAATGTTTTTTTCAAAAGAGCACTTTTCTTTCATAGAACATAGTAATATTTTTGTCAAAAAAATTATAAATGCTTTTTTTGATGAATCGACTGATAGATATTTATATTTAAGAGTCAGGCAAGAGATCGATTTATATCATCTGATTGTAAAAACTTGCTTTATCGACTCAAAAAAGTTTGATTATGTTTATGATGAAAGAGTATATACGAACATGGATCAATTTGAAAAAACAATACGAGAAAAAACAATAAGGATTTTTCAGCAGTTAAAAAAAACACATTATAGTGAATTTTTTAAACAGATTCCTAAATATATCACAGAAACAGCTTTGATTGATTACATATATTTTTCCATTTACGCATTGTTTGTTGAGTTGAAAAATTCAGAATCCCAGTCTATTAAAATTTTTGTTCAAGATGCAGATATTACTATGAGTAATTTGCTAAAACAAAAAATCAGCTGCTTTTTTGGGAGTAAAGTAAAGTGTGTAGATCGATTAGATTTAAATCCAGATCTTATAATTACAGATACAAATATAGTCTTTGCTGACAAGCAAGTAGAACAAGTTTATATTAATAGGGTATCAGAATTTGATTTTTTGGTAGAAAATATAGAACGAAAGATACTAGAAAAACATAGTAAGGAAAAGAGGGAACTTTAA
- a CDS encoding tRNA dihydrouridine synthase — translation MMNNFWAELPKPFFILAPMEDVTDVVFRHVVKEAGAPDVFFTEFTNSDSYCHPDGKESVRGRLIFTEDEQPMVAHIWGDKPEFFREMSLGLAEMGFKGVDINMGCPVPNVAGRGKGSGLILRPEVAAELIEAAKAGGLPVSVKTRIGYAEIAEMEDWITHLLKQDIANLSVHLRTRNEMSKVDAHWDLIPQIMEIRDRIAPQTLITINGDIPDRRTGLKLAEQYGVDGIMIGRGIFKNPYAFEKEPKEHSPKELLGLLEMQLDLQDHYAEMVPRSIVGLHRFFKIYVKGFPGASDLRVKLMGTKSTDEVREILGAFYMDDSSDSLPEQLEN, via the coding sequence ATGATGAATAATTTTTGGGCAGAACTACCAAAGCCTTTTTTTATTTTAGCACCGATGGAAGATGTGACCGACGTTGTCTTTCGCCATGTTGTCAAAGAAGCAGGCGCACCTGATGTCTTTTTTACTGAATTTACGAATTCGGATAGTTATTGCCACCCAGATGGTAAGGAGAGCGTGCGTGGACGTCTCATTTTTACCGAAGATGAACAGCCGATGGTCGCTCATATTTGGGGTGACAAACCTGAGTTCTTTAGAGAGATGAGCCTTGGATTAGCCGAAATGGGTTTTAAAGGTGTCGACATCAATATGGGGTGTCCTGTCCCTAATGTAGCCGGACGCGGAAAAGGGAGCGGTCTTATTTTACGACCAGAAGTAGCAGCTGAACTGATTGAAGCAGCCAAAGCTGGTGGATTACCTGTTAGTGTAAAAACACGGATCGGCTATGCGGAAATTGCTGAAATGGAGGATTGGATCACACACCTATTAAAGCAGGATATTGCCAATCTTTCTGTTCACTTACGGACACGGAATGAAATGAGTAAAGTCGATGCCCATTGGGACTTGATTCCTCAAATCATGGAAATCCGTGATCGCATTGCGCCACAAACACTGATTACAATCAATGGTGATATTCCTGATCGTCGAACAGGATTAAAGCTGGCAGAACAATATGGTGTAGATGGCATTATGATCGGCCGCGGAATTTTTAAGAATCCATATGCGTTTGAAAAAGAACCAAAAGAGCATTCGCCGAAAGAGTTGCTTGGATTATTAGAGATGCAACTTGATTTACAGGATCATTATGCAGAAATGGTTCCACGCTCGATCGTTGGTTTGCACCGTTTCTTTAAGATTTATGTGAAGGGATTTCCTGGCGCTAGTGATTTGCGTGTTAAATTGATGGGGACGAAATCGACGGATGAAGTTCGTGAGATTTTGGGGGCATTTTACATGGATGACTCAAGTGATTCGTTGCCCGAGCAACTAGAGAATTAA
- a CDS encoding MarR family winged helix-turn-helix transcriptional regulator — MEKLSLTEKVKLSCWMSILQFVQKSNLQSNEFLKQYDLNASKFDMLHQIQENQPITQKELGEKLLISKGGVSQMIKQFEADGWITRQQEWKEKYISLTARGQEQLDNCFIAQSKLQASAFDNLTKQEVLQLAKISKKLMKS, encoded by the coding sequence ATGGAAAAACTATCACTTACAGAAAAAGTAAAATTAAGTTGTTGGATGTCCATCTTGCAGTTTGTTCAAAAGAGTAATCTTCAGTCCAATGAGTTTCTAAAACAATATGACCTAAATGCTTCAAAATTCGATATGCTTCATCAGATTCAGGAAAATCAACCAATCACGCAAAAGGAGCTAGGAGAGAAATTACTTATCTCCAAGGGTGGTGTTTCGCAAATGATCAAACAGTTTGAAGCGGATGGCTGGATCACACGCCAACAGGAGTGGAAGGAAAAATACATTTCCTTGACCGCTAGAGGGCAAGAACAACTAGATAATTGTTTTATTGCCCAAAGTAAGCTGCAAGCATCCGCATTTGATAATTTAACGAAACAAGAAGTCCTTCAATTAGCAAAAATCAGTAAAAAATTGATGAAATCATAA